The Pyrus communis chromosome 2, drPyrComm1.1, whole genome shotgun sequence genome includes a window with the following:
- the LOC137726328 gene encoding ATP-dependent 6-phosphofructokinase 2 produces MAVAQTDPAAATRRHDDDEDRVMIYLPFSNRVRLQKLPLLTDHLSLGSDSDLVQSNLINTNPLEHNPFFSQSDCFYIAPSDVVLRHIIYDYKHPQPKAAAAGGGGGEEAKQGCSSTTTSALAYHRAGPRRQILFDASRIKAAIVTCGGLCPGLNTVVRELVLGLWDLYGVRHIFGIKAGYRGFYSTEPLPLNPKLVHNWHKNGGTHLQTSRGGFDLQKIVDAIQRRGYNQLYIIGGDGTMRGVVEIYHEICQRKLNIAVTGIPKTVDNDVGIIDRSFGFQTAVEMAQQAISAAHVEAESAVNGIGLVKLMGRSTGHIALHATLSSRDVDCCLIPETPFYLEGKGGLFEFLEQRLRENGHAVLVVAEGAGQDQMIEANNNDHHADNNKDESGNPVFLDVGQWLKSELNKWWKREHPNELFTVKYIDPTYMIRAVAANSTDNLYCTLVAHSAIHGVMAGYTGFVSGPINGNYAYIPLEEVAKAKNEVDTRDHKWAWVRSVTNQPDFHIYSNDDKD; encoded by the exons ATGGCCGTGGCGCAGACAGACCCAGCAGCAGCAACGAGAAgacatgatgatgatgaagatcgGGTGATGATATACTTGCCCTTCTCTAATCGTGTGAGGCTCCAGAAACTACCCCTCCTAACTGATCATCTCTCGCTCGGATCAGATTCAGACCTAGTTCAAAGTAACCTCATCAACACCAACCCCCTAGAACACAACCCCTTCTTCTCCCAGTCCGATTGTTTCTACATAGCCCCATCTGATGTCGTCCTCCGCCACATCATCTACGACTACAAACACCCTCAACCGAAAGCTGCAGCAGCAGGTGGAGGTGGCGGTGAAGAAGCAAAACAAGGCTGCTCTAGTACTACTACTAGTGCCTTGGCATACCACCGCGCCGGCCCACGACGCCAAATCTTGTTCGATGCGTCCAGGATCAAGGCGGCTATTGTGACCTGCGGTGGCCTCTGCCCGGGTCTCAACACCGTCGTCCGAGAGCTTGTTCTTGGCCTCTGGGATCTCTACGGGGTCCGTCACATTTTTGGTATCAAGGCTGGCTACCGTGGCTTTTACTCTACGGAACCCCTCCCACTCAACCCCAAGCTTGTTCACAACTGGCACAAGAACGGCGGCACCCATCTCCAGACCTCCAGAGGCGGTTTTGATCTTCAAAAGATTGTCGATGCCATCCAACGTCGCGGCTATAATCAG TTGTACATCATAGGTGGAGATGGCACGATGCGCGGGGTCGTTGAGATATATCATGAGATATGTCAGCGCAAACTGAATATTGCGGTGACTGGAATTCCAAAAACTGTGGACAATGATGTAGGTATCATCGACAGGTCTTTTGGGTTTCAGACAGCGGTAGAAATGGCACAGCAGGCAATCAGCGCAGCTCATGTGGAGGCGGAAAGTGCAGTGAATGGAATAGGGTTGGTGAAGCTAATGGGTCGAAGTACAGGGCATATTGCTCTACATGCAACACTGAGCAGCCGTGACGTGGACTGCTGCCTAATTCCTGAAACTCCATTTTACCTGGAAGGAAAAGGAGGGCTATTTGAGTTCCTTGAGCAGCGATTGAGGGAGAATGGACACGCAGTGTTAGTAGTGGCTGAGGGAGCTGGACAGGATCAAATGATCGAGGCTAATAACAATGATCATCATGCTGATAATAATAAGGATGAATCAGGGAACCCAGTGTTCCTTGACGTTGGGCAGTGGTTGAAGTCGGAGCTAAACAAGTGGTGGAAGAGGGAGCACCCAAATGAGCTCTTCACTGTCAAGTACATAGATCCGACATACATGATACGCGCGGTCGCTGCAAATTCAACAGATAACTTGTACTGCACACTGGTGGCACATTCAGCAATCCACGGAGTCATGGCAGGTTATACTGGATTTGTGTCTGGCCCCATCAACGGAAACTATGCTTACATTCCACTGGAAGAGGTTGCCAAGGCTAAAAATGAAGTCGACACGAGAGACCACAAATGGGCCTGGGTTAGATCGGTCACCAACCAGCCTGATTTTCATATATACAGCAACGACGACAAGGACTGA
- the LOC137726257 gene encoding glucan endo-1,3-beta-glucosidase 5-like, with the protein MLEARWRWRWAFAAALLSLVVVWRAESAIGVNWGSVSFHKLKPSAVVDLLKDNKISKVKLFDADPDSLRALMGSGIQVMVGIPNQMLAALSSSTDASDLWVRQNVSRYMVKNGADIRYIAVGNEPFLTSYSGQFQSYVMPTLLNLQQSLAKVNLASYVKLVVPCNADAYESSLPSQGAFRPELTQIMTQLVSFLNSNGSPFVVNIYPFLSLYGSSDFPQDYAFFEGTSHPVTDGSNVYSNAFDGNFDTLVAALSKLGYGEMPIIIGEVGWPTDGAINANLTAARVFNQGLINHVLSNRGTPLRPGAPPVDVYIFSLHDEGAKSTLPGNFERHWGIFSFDGQAKYPLNLGLGGRGLKNARDVEYLPSRWCVAKPSGDLSDVVNHMKLACSVADCTTLTYGGSCNGIGAKGNISYAFNSYYQLQMQNERSCDFDGLGMVTFLDPSVGECRFLVGVTDTSSRSRSRSRSSTSSSSSSCHQLYRRWIIVGMLISWGVWVFVM; encoded by the exons ATGTTAGAAGCCAGGTGGAGATGGAGGTGGGCATTTGCAGCAGCTCTGCTTTCTCTAGTGGTGGTTTGGAGGGCGGAGTCAGCCATAGGAGTGAACTGGGGGAGCGTGTCCTTCCACAAACTCAAGCCTTCCGCGGTGGTGGATCTCTTGAAAGACAACAAGATATCAAAGGTGAAGCTTTTCGATGCCGACCCAGATTCACTTCGGGCTCTCATGGGCAGCGGCATCCAGGTCATGGTTGGCATCCCCAATCAGATGTTGGCCGCCTTGAGCTCTTCCACCGATGCCTCTGATTTGTGGGTTCGCCAGAATGTGTCCAGATATATGGTTAAAAATGGTGCCGATATCAG GTATATTGCAGTAGGAAATGAGCCCTTCCTTACAAGTTACTCGGGCCAGTTTCAGTCCTATGTCATGCCTACACTGCTCAATCTACAACAGTCCTTGGCTAAAGTGAATCTTGCAAGCTACGTCAAGTTAGTCGTCCCTTGCAATGCCGATGCTTATGAGTCCTCCCTTCCTTCTCAAGGGGCATTTCGACCTGAACTCACTCAAATAATGACTCAACTTGTTTCGTTTCTCAACTCAAATGGTTCTCCTTTTGTAGTCAATATATACCCATTTCTAAGTCTCTATGGAAGCTCAGATTTTCCTCAAGACTATGCATTCTTCGAGGGGACTAGTCATCCTGTTACAGATGGGTCGAATGTTTACTCCAATGCATTTGACGGAAACTTTGACACACTAGTCGCTGCCCTCAGCAAGCTTGGATATGGTGAGATGCCCATAATTATTGGGGAGGTGGGTTGGCCCACAGACGGAGCCATCAATGCAAATCTCACTGCTGCGAGGGTATTCAACCAAGGTCTCATAAATCATGTCCTAAGTAACAGAGGAACCCCTTTAAGACCTGGTGCCCCTCCCGTGGATGTATATATTTTCAGTCTGCATGATGAAGGGGCAAAGAGCACACTTCCAGGAAACTTTGAAAGGCACTGGGGGATCTTTTCCTTTGATGGCCAGGCTAAATATCCGTTGAACCTCGGTTTGGGCGGCAGAGGATTAAAAAATGCAAGGGATGTTGAGTATCTCCCATCTAGGTGGTGTGTGGCAAAGCCATCAGGAGATTTGTCTGATGTGGTGAACCACATGAAACTCGCCTGTAGTGTTGCAGATTGCACCACACTCACCTATGGGGGTTCGTGCAACGGAATTGGAGCAAAGGGAAACATCTCGTATGCGTTCAACAGTTACTATCAGCTGCAAATGCAGAATGAACGGAGCTGTGATTTTGACGGGCTTGGTATGGTCACTTTCCTAGACCCTTCGGTTGGTGAGTGCAGGTTTCTTGTTGGCGTTACTGATACTTCGTCCAGATCTAGATCGAGATCTAGATCTAGTACTAGTTCTAGTTCTAGTTCTTGTCATCAACTGTACCGGAGGTGGATCATAGTGGGGATGTTGATTTCATGGGGGGTTTGGGTTTTTGTAATGTGA
- the LOC137722639 gene encoding BTB/POZ domain-containing protein At5g47800-like, which translates to MKFMKIGTKPDTFYAEEATRTVISDAPSDFVIQINNINYLLHTFPLLPKCGLLQRLCSHSGDSEKVSIELHDIPGGEDAFEMCAKFCYGITINLSAYNFVPAFCAAKFLRMTESVEKGNFVPKLEAFFNSCILEGWKDSITALQTTVKFPEWSENLGIIRKCIDSIVEKIHTPPAKVSWSYTYTRPGYTKKQHHSVPKDWWTEDISDLDVDPFRCIITAVRSTYMLPPQLIGEALHVYACCWLPDTTRTPPQTGEEFMEKNRRIVDSIVSMIPEDKGAVYVGFLLRLIVIANYLGVSPVTKTELLRRSGLQLEEATVDDLIFPSHSPADPEFYDIDLVLAVLESFLVLSRRQSPAAASELNRSAQVLGTMRKVGKLIDSYLQVVAKDVNMPVSKVVSLAEALPDIAREDHDGIYKAINIYLKEHGDLSKADKKRLCRILDCQKLSPEIRAHAVKNERLPLRIVVQVLFFEQERDRDSNSKTAAATPDRRKHKPLPVKPSQSQEPGKQTVPASRESNSHSHDEVKFGAASVHNKFSSSTTGKRDYALLLMQNKRSDGMLAVENERKGVRSETQQVDHQGHDTKREILREGASGSAGAGSKLDAKKMIQRGSRPDNGRDKGKDR; encoded by the exons ATGAAGTTTATGAAAATTGGAACCAAGCCGGACACCTTCTACGCTGAAGAAGCTACCAG GACCGTGATTTCGGATGCACCCAGCGACTTTGTCATACAAATTAACAACATCAATTATCTTCTCCATACG TTTCCACTTCTTCCAAAATGTGGCCTCTTACAACGGCTTTGCTCTCACTCTGGTGATTCGGAAAAGGTCAGCATAGAGCTTCACGATATTCCAGGAGGTGAAGATGCGTTCGAAATGTGTGCTAAGTTCTGTTACGGAATTACGATTAATCTCAGCGCCTATAACTTTGTACCTGCATTTTGTGCTGCTAAGTTCCTCCGAATGACTGAGTCAGTAGAGAAGGGAAATTTTGTTCCGAAACTTGAGGCTTTCTTCAATTCATGCATTCTTGAAGGTTGGAAAGACTCTATTACTGCACTACAAACTACAGTGAAGTTTCCTGAGTGGTCTGAGAATCTTGGGATCATCAGAAAGTGCATTGATTCAATTGTTGAGAAAATCCATACTCCTCCAGCAAAG GTTTCATGGTCCTACACTTATACCAGGCCTGGCTACACCAAAAAGCAACATCATTCTGTCCCAAAGGATTGGTGGACTGAGGATATATCAGACCTTGATGTAGACCCGTTTCGATGTATAATTACTGCTGTTAGATCCACGTATATGCTGCCACCGCAGCTCATTGGGGAAGCTTTGCACGTCTATGCTTGTTGTTGGCTGCCAGACACCACAAGAACACCTCCACAAACAGGTGAGGAATTTATGGAAAAGAATCGAAGAATTGTTGATAGCATTGTGAGCATGATTCCCGAAGACAAGGGAGCAGTTTATGTTGGTTTCTTGCTAAGGCTTATTGTCATTGCCAATTACTTGGGAGTGTCCCCAGTGACAAAGACAGAATTGTTAAGGAGGTCCGGTCTACAACTCGAAGAGGCAACGGTGGATGACCTGATTTTTCCTTCACACTCTCCCGCTGACCCAGAATTTTACGATATTGACTTGGTTTTGGCAGTGTTAGAAAGTTTCTTAGTGCTATCGAGAAGACAATCCCCTGCAGCTGCTTCTGAATTGAACAGAAGCGCTCAGGTTTTAGGAACAATGAGAAAGGTTGGGAAACTCATTGATTCGTACCTTCAAGTCGTTGCCAAGGATGTCAACATGCCAGTTTCAAAAGTGGTATCACTGGCTGAAGCTTTGCCAGATATTGCAAGGGAAGACCATGACGGCATCTACAAGGCTATTAACATTTATCTGAAG GAGCATGGGGATCTGAGCAAGGCAGACAAGAAGCGCCTGTGCCGCATTTTAGACTGCCAGAAGTTGTCGCCTGAGATACGTGCTCATGCTGTGAAAAATGAGCGGCTACCATTGAGGATTGTTGTGCAAGTCCTCTTCTTTGAACAGGAGAGAGACAGAGATTCCAACTCCAAGACAGCAGCAGCAACTCCTGATCGTCGTAAACATAAACCACTGCCAGTTAAACCCTCCCAGTCCCAGGAGCCGGGGAAACAAACAGTGCCAGCTAGCAGAGAATCAAATAGTCATAGTCATGATGAGGTAAAATTTGGAGCAGCAAGTGTTCATAATAAATTCAGTAGTAGTACCACTGGAAAGAGAGATTATGCGCTGCTGCTAATGCAAAACAAAAGATCAGACGGAATGTTAGCAGTGGAAAACGAAAGAAAGGGTGTCAGATCAGAAACGCAACAAGTAGATCATCAAGGACATGATACCAAAAGGGAAATCCTAAGAGAAGGAGCATCTGGATCTGCAGGAGCAGGGAGCAAGTTGGACGCTAAGAAGATGATCCAAAGGGGAAGTAGGCCGGACAATGGCCGCGACAAAGGCAAAGATAGGTAG
- the LOC137726258 gene encoding DNA-directed RNA polymerases IV and V subunit 4-like isoform X1 gives MSEKGGKGFSLPKPSLKSTPPSSKDGKDDSSTKSKKGRRVQFDSEGSREPKSNFSSKFYRPAAASGKADWGKGGKGDTVANAKKKEPQPLELKIEQELPKSVKCMMDCEAADILQGIQEQMVMLSKDPTIKIPISFDKGLQYANSTSRYTHPQSGRHVLETLKKYGVKDGEICVIANVCPETTDEVFALVPSLKAKRSTLSQPLKDVLSELTRLLDANGINMEGFCFVDFSWQHTRTYNHPCCRTC, from the exons ATGTCGGAGAAAGGAGGAAAGGGGTTTTCTTTGCCTAAACCTTCGCTGAAATCTACCCCTCCCAGCTCAAAAGATG GTAAGGATGATAGCTCGACAAAGTCCAAGAAGGGAAGACGAGTTCAGTTCGATTCTGAAG GTTCCCGGGAACCCAAATCAAACTTTTCGTCAAAATTTTATCGCCCAGCTGCTGCTTCAGGGAAAG CTGATTGGGGCAAGGGGGGAAAAGGAGACACGGTCGCAAATGCTAAAAAGAAAGAACCACAGCCACTGGAGCTCAAAATTGAGCAGG AACTTCCGAAGAGTGTCAAATGTATGATGGATTGTGAGGCTGCCGATATATTACAAGGCATCCAGGAGCAGATGGTCATGTTGTCTAAAGATCCTACTATTAAAATCCCTAT ATCATTCGACAAAGGACTGCAGTATGCCAACAGCACCAGCCGTTATACACATCCCCAATCTGGGAGACACGTTCTTGA GACTCTAAAAAAATATGGTGTCAAAGATGGAGAG ATATGTGTGATTGCCAATGTTTGTCCAGAAACCACTGATGAAGTTTTTGCTTTAGTACCATCCTTGAAG GCTAAGAGAAGCACGCTCAGCCAACCACTAAAAGATGTTTTAAGTGAGCTGACGAG ATTGCTAGATGCAAATGGCATTAATATGGAGGGATTTTGCTTTGTGGACTTTTCATGGCAGCACACCAGGACCTACAATCATCCTTGTTGTCGTACTTGTTAA
- the LOC137726258 gene encoding DNA-directed RNA polymerases IV and V subunit 4-like isoform X2, with amino-acid sequence MSEKGGKGFSLPKPSLKSTPPSSKDGKDDSSTKSKKGRRVQFDSEGSREPKSNFSSKFYRPAAASGKADWGKGGKGDTVANAKKKEPQPLELKIEQELPKSVKCMMDCEAADILQGIQEQMVMLSKDPTIKIPISFDKGLQYANSTSRYTHPQSGRHVLETLKKYGVKDGEICVIANVCPETTDEVFALVPSLKAKRSTLSQPLKDVLSELTRFKRAT; translated from the exons ATGTCGGAGAAAGGAGGAAAGGGGTTTTCTTTGCCTAAACCTTCGCTGAAATCTACCCCTCCCAGCTCAAAAGATG GTAAGGATGATAGCTCGACAAAGTCCAAGAAGGGAAGACGAGTTCAGTTCGATTCTGAAG GTTCCCGGGAACCCAAATCAAACTTTTCGTCAAAATTTTATCGCCCAGCTGCTGCTTCAGGGAAAG CTGATTGGGGCAAGGGGGGAAAAGGAGACACGGTCGCAAATGCTAAAAAGAAAGAACCACAGCCACTGGAGCTCAAAATTGAGCAGG AACTTCCGAAGAGTGTCAAATGTATGATGGATTGTGAGGCTGCCGATATATTACAAGGCATCCAGGAGCAGATGGTCATGTTGTCTAAAGATCCTACTATTAAAATCCCTAT ATCATTCGACAAAGGACTGCAGTATGCCAACAGCACCAGCCGTTATACACATCCCCAATCTGGGAGACACGTTCTTGA GACTCTAAAAAAATATGGTGTCAAAGATGGAGAG ATATGTGTGATTGCCAATGTTTGTCCAGAAACCACTGATGAAGTTTTTGCTTTAGTACCATCCTTGAAG GCTAAGAGAAGCACGCTCAGCCAACCACTAAAAGATGTTTTAAGTGAGCTGACGAGGTTTAAAAGGGCAACATAA